From a region of the Cucumis sativus cultivar 9930 chromosome 6, Cucumber_9930_V3, whole genome shotgun sequence genome:
- the LOC116404504 gene encoding uncharacterized protein LOC116404504: protein MAKTQILSDSKIPSLDDAFTRVLRIESSPTSVSIPQPSSALFSKNNNPRAPQRNSTDHRKPESVEISRSQHAQIASTCDIPEASVTISADEFAKFQNYQESLQASSSSTPIASTVAPGNIKCLLTSSTKWVIDSGATAHMTGSCDEEDYW from the exons ATGGCAAAGACACAGATTCTCTCTGACTCCAAGATTCCATCATTAGATGATGCCTTCACTCGAGTCCTTCGCATTGAAAGCTCTCCGACTAGTGTGTCTATTCCTCAACCCAGTAGTGCTCTCTTTAGCAAGAACAATAACCCTCGGGCACCTCAGAGGAATAGTACTGATCATCGAAAACCAGAGTCTGTAGAGATT TCACGATCTCAACATGCTCAGATAGCCTCCACATGCGATATACCAGAGGCGTCAGTTACTATTTCTGCAGATGAGTTTGCTAAGTTTCAGAATTACCAAGAGTCATTACAAGCGTCATCTTCCTCTACTCCGATTGCATCCACTGTTGCCCCAGGTAATATAAAGTGTCTTCTTACATCATCTACCAAATGGGTCATAGACTCTGGTGCCACAGCTCATATGACAG GATCGTGTGACGAAGAAGATTATTGGTAG